CTGTTATTTCATTGTCAGAAGTGTGATGTCAGAATGCCCACGGAATAAAAGTACATAGCAAGTCACCAAGTTAGATTATATTGCTTGTTACCTACCTGTATGCAGTCGGCAATGAGAATCTTGGAGCAAGCAGGAATACTACATCCGGGTCCTAATGTCCATTGCCATTTGCGGTACTACGTTCCTCACAGTTACGCACTGCAGAAATGCTGGCTAAATGCAGTTATGTAGCAGGCCACTACTTTAATAGTGCATAATTGCAGTCCAAGAACACCAGAAAATATTCcgccaaaacttagtggcttgcCCAAGAAAAGCCAAGTGTCTAAATTTTTATCTGCCGTAATATGCCACTTATAAAAATTGCACAAGCGTAACATTACAATTTCCCAAATTATATTGTTTGTATTAGTGATATAATACATCTGTAAAGAGTGGTGGGGTTTGCAGTACTTAAGGAATTTAATTAGTGTTCTAAGAAAAGAGGATTGTGATTTCACTAAATAGTAGACAGCCAATGGGTTAGGCTTATAAGATACCTATTACATACACTGAGGTCTCTCAGAGAATGCAGTTTTTAAAGATTAGGAGTAGTAAGTTTAAAAATGACCAGTGTTCCtcttaaaacaaaattatgagaGAAAGtagagaagaggaaaatgggggcAGGTGATttctttaaatgagaaaaatggctACTTCGAAACCACTAccttccctttcccaccccaAGTTTCATCAGCTTTTAGGCAACTACTTTTTAAGATTACTTAAAATCACGTTAGGCTAAAAACTATCATATACATTGCAAGACTTACAGAAAGTCTATTTGAGCAGCTTACAACCCTTGGTATACACTGCTATTTCAgtgataaaagtaaaaaacttAGTTGAAACTAAGCAACATTACTTGCTAAACAACGTTTAGCAATTCTACAGCCCACAGTAAGGCCATCAAAACCACAACTTTCAGCAGATTATCCATTAGCATCCTTCACCACTCTTCAAAGGTACAGTACTACCAAAAGCTTATTTTAGGGGTCTGTGCCAGCATCCCTTATAAAGAAAGGCATgtaatctgaaaaataaactgaaacattaattttataggcagattttcccatttccccaccagcccccacccacacacatacaaGTTCACCCTCCATGGGTGTCCCATGAACACCCCTTATTTTATCATTAGTGGAGTCCCTTCCACACAATTCAAATCAAATTGTAATGGACTCCTCTCAAATCAAGACCTTTGTTTCCATACAGAAAAATCTCATACATATCACCAATTCATAACTTGACCAGGGACAAAACTTCCTCATTGATGAAATTATGGGAGAACTACTACCCATGTCCAGGTGTCTTGGTGAAGagaaataatcaatattttctaATGAAATTCCCTTAATTAGCACACCATGTACCTGTCAGTCACACAAACAGAATTGTGTGACATGCCCTTATTCTCCACTagtgttttacttttaatattgtCCAGTTTCCCAAGCATAAAGTGCTCAATTGTTTCAACAATAGAGCTCCCTTTGTACACAGGCACAATTCTAAACTTCAGCATTTTAACAAAGATTTGATTTAGAATTTTACTTTTGCCAATTAGCACCAAGAACTGAGGTGAAAAGGAAGACACATTCCATAGTGAGAGTTCTAGAACAAAGCCAAACCATTCAATTACTTTGCCTACTTTAGGAAGCTGTTCCCTCTGCTAATGCTAATGTGTATACACTGGGAAAGCAGGTCTCCACTGTTGCACTATCAGACAACAGTAACAATGTACTCTAGCATTTAGTCAAAATATCGTACTCTAATGAGATTCAATGAAGTTGACAATAAATTGACAACACCACTGAAACACTCCAAAGCTTTACGGTGGGAGGGTGTTTATATTTATACTGTGTAGCATGAACAACCCTCTCTAGATTTAGTGCCACATCAAATGGAACTATGGAAAAACAGATTAacaagtattttataattaagaaTGGCTATCTGCAACCCTATTTGTTAACAGTCACCACTCTTAGAAAAGAGAGCAAGTAGTTTTCTGTAGTCCTACTGATCATTTTGCCCAACGAAGAGGCCTAACAAGATGTAAGTTTCAGAgtacaaatgtatatatataactaCACCTAGTTTATGGTTACTATAGTTCTTACTTTCAGGTTGAATTTTTCAGACTTTATAAACCCCAATCTTTATATATTGCTTAAAGTAATACATGAAAAGATTTCATGTTTAACAATCTTTAATTCAAACGTGAAAGTTCAATACAAGCCATTTTGCAGGGCTTGGgactcattcttttaaaaacaagaatggaGGAATGCAATAAAATGATCTTTCCACTTTTTCTTCAGAAACTTTCAAGGAAAGGATAGATCATAGGGCCATAAAAGATCCATTTAGTCATTCACACCTTCTACCCCTACCAGTAATCTTACACCCATTCCATTATCTTAATACACATTCCTGAATGAAGATTTACAGTTCAGCTTTGCTTATATAACCATTTAAAAGTACTTAGCACCACTTGCTTCCTATAATGCCAAACAAATCAAATCATGAAACTGCTCCAAtatgcatttcttctttttaaaacgaGGGAGTACTTATTTATAGAAAGGAATACTTAGCCTACAGATACACTTCCCAGAAATGGCATATGCCATTTGAAGGTCTAGAGATTTCTCATGCTTCAAAGTGGAATACCTAGCCTAATGTGCACAAAAGCATGAATGGCAAAGTTGAAGATCAATATTATaactattttatctatttatttgaagcacagtaaaaaaaaatggtacactTTGGAAATTCAGTGGCACAAGGTACACTGCCATAACTTGAGGGAcattatacagtttttaaaaaaaaggaaataaaaaggaaaaaaaattccgtTTCAAAACACTGCATTACATAATTTTACCTGCCCAAACAGACCATTTACAAATATTAGGTCAATAAACTGCTAACATCCATAAAAAGGTAGCTTTCTTACTAAAATGcaagaatttaaaagataaagtatctaaacaagaaaagacaaaaacaaactggAATGAAAGCCTAGATGTCACATCTAAAATCGGGGTTTTTTGTTTGGGCCTTCATACTCTTCTCTCCCTCTACCATATCCTGCTGGAGTTCCAGGCCCCATTCCTCTAGGACCCTGTCCACCCACAGGTCCCGCACCTCCCTGCCCAAAGCGCTCAGTACGCTATTGGAACAGTAATTAACAGTTCATTATATGTAGTTGATGTCCATGTgtgttaagtaaatattttagaaggtTCCGTAGTCAACGTTCGTCGATACAATCACCAATGAGTCGATCCACAGGTACCGGgaacatagaaaggaaaaaagggtaATTTGAAAATTAGTTTACGATAATACATGCCTTGTGGTATGTTCCCACTTGAGCCATTCTCATACACCTGTTTCAAAGAATAGGTCTTCCCTGTAGtgctaaaaaatttaagaattagtGTAGATGTGAAAACCCATTCCAAAATGAGTTTAAGAAATTTCACATCAGAATAACCCTTTGAAAAGCTTGCGAACTTCTCACTTTCAAGGTCTGAACAGGAATTTAATTTCCAAGTAAGCCTAACAAGCCCAACCAGACAGATTCAATTCACTCAATGAAGTGACAAAGACCTACTCACCAGTTAGTGGCATGTGCTGCATAAGAAACCTTGAGCTTTTCAAGATCTTAAGACACATCTGCTAAGTTGCAGAAACCTTAAAAGGttcaaagttttaataaaatgctACCAAACTacaaaaaagcataaaagactaaTAGATTTAGTCACTTAACCGGCACAgtaacttgatttaaaaaacatgttgCCATGTTCTCACAGATATACCACCTTCAGAGCCATCACtatatataaccagagacaattaTGTTCACAGTGCTAGTCTGTATTGTTGCAAATTGACTAAATGTACAGCCCACCCCCGTTAACAGCCCAACTCTTCCTTTAGGTCTTGAAAGTCCACTGGCACTTAACTACAATTCCATGTTTGGGTTATCTCCCAAACCCAAGCCTAATACCAAGCTTAAGTGACTGCAATAAAACAGGAGTTCATTATTCCACCTACTTTTAGGTACTTTCTAAGTCTTAGAAAGCTATGTACCCAAACAGAAAAACCCTACAGATATGCAAGCACAACAGCCTGAACTAGCTttcaaattccatttaaaatctATCGGTTAACTAAGTATTACCTCCAAAAACaaggcaaacaaaaacaaaaatggcatcAGGGTTTAATTATTCCTATacataatttcaatgtttctcaCAAAATACTATAGGGCTATTTGAAAAGACTAAGTATCTCAAtcctttaaactatttttttaaatcctaaaaatTTTAGGGTTCTAGTACACTGTACTATATATTTCAAGAagctaaaaaggaaaatttggggGTTTCACAATTATGTTATTACAACATCTTAGAACCTGAAGGAGCTACCCATCACATGGAGTATAGAAACTTAACTGTGGGAACATCATGTAAAGTTAGATTTTAACAAATCTGCTTATATACCTACACAATCTGCCTTAAGGAAGCACATAAGCAAAAATGTTacccacattattttttaaattcaatttgaaGGAAGCTAATAGCATTACATTTAATCCACCAGGTATTTACAGTTCTAATCCCCAAAAAGCCATTAGTGGTTTTAAATAGGTGAAGTCCCATACTAAATCCTTATGTtcctatttgtaaaatgtatCTAGTGAGTTACATGCTGCAGCTTCCTTCCCTTGCCAAAACCCTGTAGTGAACTTATCAGATTCAATTCCGTTTTGAAAATGCACTCTTCCCTAATCCCACTTCTAAAGTCAACATTCAgttctaaaaatttataaagcCCTAAATACAGCCACTCAGACCAACTCACTTGGTTGTACTAAAGCATCCAGATAGGCTAGCTGCACAGCTAAAACATGACAGCATCAAGAAGGTTTAGCTCAAATGCACACAACTAGTATGCtcaaaattacttatttttttttttgctgttctgtaGCAAAAGAGGATGTCAGTTTAATTTTAGAAGGTGTACCTATAGACAGCCCCAACAGGTGGGAAACGACGAGTCAAAACATTAACAATTCCCTTTTATTGGCTAGAAGCCACACCAAATATAGGTATAAGTCCTACACATCACTAAAACATGCCTAGAAGCTGCAAACTACTAGTCTAATTCATACTTATGGCAAATACCAGTTCAATGAACAACAGTTTGCCATTAGATTACTCTCACTTGGATGTAGAATAATCGTGTACGTTATCTAACGTTTAGAATTTGGATTTGCCATGCGCTGGAGTACAAGAGTACAAAAGTACAAAAGCAATATATTGGAAAGCACCTAAGTCTACTTATTGCCAAACAACTCCGACATATTACTAACACCACTGATTTCCCATTGGCAACCATATCTGTTTAGGTTACCACACACTGAGTTCTTCTATGTTGCCAAAGTATTCCTCAATATTACGATTTACACGATAGGGGAACTAAAACAAGTCCGGTCACctacttaaaaaacagaaaaacaaacaaacaaaaaaacacacataagTTGTGAAAGCGAGAACTTCCTTTGTACTACGTCCCGCAGGATACATTACCATGTCGCTTCCCATCATGGAACCACTCATGGTTGCTGGTGGAACTCCAGGGTTAGCTTCATAACCtattccaccaccaccacctaaAGGTGGAAATTTCTGGCCTCCTGAACCATAGGGATCTAGGAAACAAAAATACCAGTTACAACTCAATCAGAACATTGCTCCCTAATGGtattgcttatttaattttcatgctTACCTCCCATGTTCATTGCTCCTCCACCACCCATTctcatgtctctttctctctgcagaggaaaaaaaaaaaaaatcgtatGTCTGTACTATACCCATAtggtgaccaaaaaaaaaacccccaccaaaaaaaccaaccaaacaaacaaaaaacaaaacacaaaaaccccacttaatttgtttttaacataaaaaaaaaaaccttcattaAAGCAATCTTAAAAATCagtttctgccctgactggtgtagttcagtggactgagggtgggcctgtgaatcaaagggtcacgggtttgattcccagtcagggtacatgtctgggttgcaggccatgtccccagtaggtgATGCATGAGagataaccacacactgatgtttcctcccttctctttctcccttgcttcccttctctctataaataaataaaaacttaaaaaaaaaaatgtttctgaaaccAGTTATTTCCAAAGACCTAAAAACTTCTTCCTAGCCAATGAACTGTTGGCCAGACCAAAAAGGTAACTCTAAAACTCTAAGGCGTATCAGTCAAAATATacttgttcaaaaaaaaaaaaaaaagtggttataATGTGCAATGTTATATTTAACTGAGTAAAATTTCATTCTAGGCACGTACAAGTTTTGCAGACAACTCCAATTAGATTGTAATAGGACTTTACTTACTGGATCCATGTAGCCCATTCGGCTATAACTTTCCTCTCTTTGGCGTCTCATTTGTTCTTCCATCTCACGCTGACGAATCAtcatctcttcttcccttctacGTCGTTCCTCTTCTTGCCTGGAAATGTTCATCAAACATATAAACCAAAGTGTTATCCACATCTtttcaaattcaattaaaaaataaagctaatagTTTGCCTAATAGCTTTACAAAGACTAGGTTAGTGCAAACACATAAAAAGGTCAGGAAAACCCTGGctagatggctcagttggttagagcaaaACAccaaaggttgagggttcaatccccagtatGGGCACATACAAGCAGCAGCATTGagtgcataaataggtggaacaccAAATCAGTGTCTCCCTGTCTCTAAATTCAAtcgaaagaaagaaaagaaaggaagagccaGGGAAAGTTGAGTGTAGAATAGCCCTAGAggcaatctggcaaagaaaaataagcatttacttATGAAAATCTTACACATAATTCCAATTTAAGTATTATACCAACACTGACTCTGTACTTCATCTGACTCACCTGCAAAATTTAGGTTCATCTTTTGCCTAAgtattaatgaagaaaaaaggcTTAGGTTAACAAAACTTTACCTTAATTGCATTTCTTTTCGTTTCTGCATTTCTTGATTGTGAAGTTCTTCCATTCGCCTTAATTCTTCCTGGCGTCGCATCAGATCTGAACATTGGAAAattttgttttggatttattttaatgagattctGTTAAGTTCAAAAAGCAATTACCCTATTGGCAAAATTCAGAAGGCGATTTACCTTGACGCAGAAGATTTGCCTGATGTTCATGATAGGCATCTTCCATTTCACTTTCCAATTTGTCTTTTGcatctttcatgtttttttcaaCTTGTTCCCTCTGCTGTTTCTCCATTTCATCCAAGGACTTCCATCTCTGAGAATATTCATATTCAAACGTACCATGCTGGGCAAAACGAGGAGgagtttctctctccctgacaATATTTAAACAATATGAATCAATTTGGGAATGTACACAAGAAATACTTCCCGACTCCCCTAAAATTATTGGTCTTTCCCCCTGGCCTTTCACTTGTAAGAAAAAACAGGAAGCAAAGACCACTTTGGTTCATATAGAATATCTTCACAGCAAAAACAAAGTAGCAGTGTGTCCCAGAATGATACAGTAACAGAGAACATGGGCACTGATAAATCCTATCTTCCTTATTTCTTAATTGTTTCCCTTAGCCAAATTTCCTATTTAAGGAAACTTTTCCCATCCTTAAAAATGAGGATACATATACATCATGCAATTGCTTTAAAAGCAAGACAAAACTGTATGTGAAACATACCTAtcatctcagaaataaaaactaggTATCTGAATAATTGCTTCAAAACCTCCAACTCCCTGAGCCTGATGTTTTCATTAAGCATACCCACTTGGAATAATTTTGCCCATttcaaacaaaactgaaaatttaCTACAAATTCTCACACTTAAAAACTGCCCAAAAGTTTAATCCATCTTACTTTTGATACATCGGATTCTTCTGCGCAAGTTTTTCAGGAAGACCATCTTCATCATCTAATTGTTCAAGGGGTTCCACAATGACTGGACGCGGAgttctaataataaaaaaggttCCATCTTATTTTCCGGTTTTACTGCCACTTCCTCATACAAGGcaacagaaattattaaaataagcaCAAGAACTTACGTTGTCAGTAAGAAAACACCTTCGCTGCAtctttcaaatgcttttcttgcTGCTGGTTTGGAAGCAAATTCAACAATGCCTTTCCCTGTAGATCTTCCACGATCATCCACAATTACCACAGCCCTTTCAATAGGACCAAACTGGCTAAAGGCTTCCTCCAACAGTTCATTGGAAACATAAGGTGAAAGGTTTCGAACGGAAAGGGCAGCAGCATGTGTGGCAAAGCGAACCCGAAGCTGTCTACCTCTCATGGGTGTATCATCAAGTTCAGCTTTGGCAATTTCAGCCAATGCTCTAGATTCCTGAAAGTTATCAGACATACTCATGTTAATGACCTCAAAAACTGTTTAACGCCCACTCTGAAAGTTGTACGCCTAATTCCCATTCCTATTCTTCCTCCAGCTCAAATTATCTTCAAGCAGCCTCCCTGACAcctttcataataaaatgccTTACCCACACACTCCCCTTGCCTTAGATTCCAAGTTATACACTATACAACAGTTGCATCTTTTCTGCAAGAATGatgaaaatttaaagaacaatttactcTTGTTCGTTTAAAAACCAGTACGTTTGTAATAAGAAAACAGAGAGGACCCtttaattatacataaaaatcCGACAAACTCACAAGTTTAATAAATCCAAATCCTTTGCCTTTGTTGATAAAAACTTCTCCTGGTTCTCCATATTTAGCAAACAGTCTTTTGAATTCGTCCTCCGTAATATCAGCAGGTAGATTCCCAACAAACAACCGACAACGTTGAGTGTAAGTTTTCTCTCCAGGTCTCCTCAACAGAGACAAGTTGGCTTTAAACCCCTaatgaaaaaggaagggaattttcAAACACCAGGGACCTCTACAAACAGGGAAACCCACTAATTTTGCCTTTGCCCAAACTGTTACCAATTGGGTTGCTCTTCTGTTTCGTTTAAACTCAAAGCAAGGTCCCACTATATTTGTGGGATTTCCAACGTAATCAGTATCCTAACATCAAACTGCCCAAATCACTCAAAATACTCGAGAATTGACACTCAGAACTCTCTACAGATAAGTCTCTGTACCAGCAATCTCGTCATCCCTATATGCTGAGCATCCGACTAATTTAAATCACAGCATAGTTAAAACGGCGGTCAagtattaagaataaaaaagtcCCAAATCCCGTTGCCACCGACATGACTTGGGCCTTCACTTTTCAGGCCGGAACTCCCCCGATATCCCCAACCCTACTTGGGTTCCTCTGGCTTCAACAGGGCCCATCATAGCTTCTCACCGCCCCTTTCCTCAGGCCACCCCGCCTCGACTCTGACTGCAGCGAGGCCAAACCCCGGGCGGGAGGGCGGACCCACGCTGTCAGTCCCAGGCTCAGGCGGGCAGCCCCGCCCTTCGCCGCCAGTGCGCAAGCGCCCTTCCGGCCTCCGACAAAATGGAGGCCAgcgagggggggagggggacgagGAGGGGCCGCGGCCATCTTAGAGAGACCGACGCGTAGCGCCCAGAGACACTCACCTCCGAGTCGGAGATCTTTTCCTCGCTGCGGCCGCCGGGCCCACCGGGCGGGGGACCCTGGTGGTGCTGCTGGTGATAGGGGGGGTGGTGCTGCCGGCCTCCGCGAGGCTCCCCGCCTCCTCGATGCGGCGGCTTGGGATGGCCACCAGGAGCGCCTAGGCCCGGGCCACCGCCGGGCTTCGGCCCGCCTGGCATTTTGCCACCTTTGGGACCGCCGGGTCCTGGGCCCTGCTTAGGCCCCGGGAGAGGGCCCCCTGCGGGTGGAGGCGGCGGACCCCCAGCCtgaggtggggtggtggggactCCGCTGCTCGGCGGCGTAGGCGGGGGCGCCCCGGGGGGCGCCGTGGTGACAGCGGGCGGCGGGGTCGGGATAGGGCCTGGCCCAGTGGTGGCCCCAGAGGTCGGGGGAGTGGCGGGAGGAGCCGGGCCGGAGGCCGGCGGAGTGCTGCTTACTCCAGGAGCCGGGCCGGGTCCCTGAGGAACGACGGGCTTGGACGAGTCCTGTGGCGGTGGCGGCTGCTGATGCGGTGGCGGCTGTTGATGCGGTGGCGGCTGCTGATGCGGTGGCTgaagcggcggcggcggctgctgcggtggaggctgctgctgcggtggtggctgctgctgctgttggtgTGGAGGCGGTGGCGGGATCGGGGGTTTGGGACCACCCTGGCCCGGGCCGGGACCCATGGGTCCGCGGTTCTGATTGAGGCCCATGCCGGGCGGCGGAGAGCGAAAGTCGTGGAGGCCGCCGCGACCACCGCCTCCTCCGCGCCGATGGAAACCGCCACCACCGCGGCTCCGGAACCGATCCCGAGACATGTCCGTAATCAAGGGGCGGTCAAGACAGAAGCGGAGAAGACGCTTAGGGAACGTGGAGGCCACCTTGCTTCGCACAAAATGGCGGATGACACAGGCTGTGCGCCGCCTTTGTCCTTTTCTTATATAGGCCTGCTGACCTGGCCCGCCTACTTCTTGATGGGTAGTTCCAATAGCCAGTTGCAAGTGCCGTACTTGATGACACTAAGTTACGAAGCGCTAATCTTTTCTATTGGCTCCTGGGTAAGAGGCGGGAGGAATGAGTGGCTGAAGTTTCCAGTTAGCCAATGAGTGGAAAAGGAGTTAGCTGTAGGCCGCTGTGATTTGCTGGGAGAAATTTGAATGGGTTCGCTAAACCAATTTTCTCAGGAAAGCAAGTTGCAAGGGCTCTATCAGCTCAAAGGGAGACAAATCAAAGGGCCCTTTTTCTTGATTGTTCCTGGAGCAGTCTGCTGTTATCCTTGCCCAGAAAGAACATAACGTTCTGTGGTTGACATTCACAGATTAAGTGCCTGATACCTACTCCACCTCGTGCAGGGCCAGTGAAATTAGAGAAACAGTCTTTCACACACGATGTTACTGATTTCATTTTGGAACCTCATTGGCGTACAGATTTGTCTATGAGTATAAACTTCACTGACATGCGTTCTTTAGTgagtgcattctttattttttaaaaagtccttgatTTTGCGTGTGTATagaacaaataatttataaacgCAACACACGGGGACTATAACGTTTTTCTTAATTCCACTGTCATCAACACTTTATGAACAGATTAAGATACTTTAAAATTgcaatattaaaatatctatgtGGAATCAACCAATAGGCAGTATCCTCTTCTAAATTTCCAACTTCTGTAAAGTGCACTAGCCATGTTCCTTAATACTCATCCTAGTTACTGTCATTTATGGACCTTTTGGCGAATCATTCCTCCCTCAATTAATTTTAGTTCATGgctccctggttggtgtggctcagtgctggCATGCGAACCAAAACTCCAGTCAGGGCGCTTACCCATATAGGGAGCCAGGTCTCCTTGCGGGTGTTCTGAGAGAAGCAacccaactgatgtttctctccctctctttctccttgctccccctctctttgaaaattaattttaaaaaccttttaaaaaatgaaaatattagctCCTGGCTTATTGTCTTCCTTTCTACCTCTACTTCTGTTCATCATCCAACATCTATGTGGATGACCACCCAATACTCTGTCGATTTTTTACCACCTCACCTCCAGCAATCTTTCCTTCTATCTTAAATCACCTGCTCCATCCCCATGTTTGCCCCACAACTCATCCCTGTGTTTGTTATTGCCAGTAAGTATCCCATCTCTAAAATCTGTTTCAAGAATCCCAACTGTCTGATCACAGTAACTGATTCTTTGACTTCATCAAAACCTCCAAACCATTAAATACTACTTTTTCAATGTCACTCATTCTTACAACTTGTGTCACACAGTTTAGAAGTTAAGTTTGCCTACAAACACATACAATtcttgttttcctccttctccatTATACTCACCTGGTAAAACCCCATTCTAGTTGGACCTAACAATTTACCTTCTTTAACAAGGGCTGAGGC
This Phyllostomus discolor isolate MPI-MPIP mPhyDis1 chromosome 5, mPhyDis1.pri.v3, whole genome shotgun sequence DNA region includes the following protein-coding sequences:
- the SFPQ gene encoding splicing factor, proline- and glutamine-rich isoform X2, giving the protein MSRDRFRSRGGGGFHRRGGGGGRGGLHDFRSPPPGMGLNQNRGPMGPGPGQGGPKPPIPPPPPHQQQQQPPPQQQPPPQQPPPPLQPPHQQPPPHQQPPPHQQPPPPQDSSKPVVPQGPGPAPGVSSTPPASGPAPPATPPTSGATTGPGPIPTPPPAVTTAPPGAPPPTPPSSGVPTTPPQAGGPPPPPAGGPLPGPKQGPGPGGPKGGKMPGGPKPGGGPGLGAPGGHPKPPHRGGGEPRGGRQHHPPYHQQHHQGPPPGGPGGRSEEKISDSEGFKANLSLLRRPGEKTYTQRCRLFVGNLPADITEDEFKRLFAKYGEPGEVFINKGKGFGFIKLESRALAEIAKAELDDTPMRGRQLRVRFATHAAALSVRNLSPYVSNELLEEAFSQFGPIERAVVIVDDRGRSTGKGIVEFASKPAARKAFERCSEGVFLLTTTPRPVIVEPLEQLDDEDGLPEKLAQKNPMYQKERETPPRFAQHGTFEYEYSQRWKSLDEMEKQQREQVEKNMKDAKDKLESEMEDAYHEHQANLLRQDLMRRQEELRRMEELHNQEMQKRKEMQLRQEEERRRREEEMMIRQREMEEQMRRQREESYSRMGYMDPRERDMRMGGGGAMNMGDPYGSGGQKFPPLGGGGGIGYEANPGVPPATMSGSMMGSDMVRVVDVG
- the SFPQ gene encoding splicing factor, proline- and glutamine-rich isoform X1 — protein: MSRDRFRSRGGGGFHRRGGGGGRGGLHDFRSPPPGMGLNQNRGPMGPGPGQGGPKPPIPPPPPHQQQQQPPPQQQPPPQQPPPPLQPPHQQPPPHQQPPPHQQPPPPQDSSKPVVPQGPGPAPGVSSTPPASGPAPPATPPTSGATTGPGPIPTPPPAVTTAPPGAPPPTPPSSGVPTTPPQAGGPPPPPAGGPLPGPKQGPGPGGPKGGKMPGGPKPGGGPGLGAPGGHPKPPHRGGGEPRGGRQHHPPYHQQHHQGPPPGGPGGRSEEKISDSEGFKANLSLLRRPGEKTYTQRCRLFVGNLPADITEDEFKRLFAKYGEPGEVFINKGKGFGFIKLESRALAEIAKAELDDTPMRGRQLRVRFATHAAALSVRNLSPYVSNELLEEAFSQFGPIERAVVIVDDRGRSTGKGIVEFASKPAARKAFERCSEGVFLLTTTPRPVIVEPLEQLDDEDGLPEKLAQKNPMYQKERETPPRFAQHGTFEYEYSQRWKSLDEMEKQQREQVEKNMKDAKDKLESEMEDAYHEHQANLLRQDLMRRQEELRRMEELHNQEMQKRKEMQLRQEEERRRREEEMMIRQREMEEQMRRQREESYSRMGYMDPRERDMRMGGGGAMNMGDPYGSGGQKFPPLGGGGGIGYEANPGVPPATMSGSMMGSDMRTERFGQGGAGPVGGQGPRGMGPGTPAGYGRGREEYEGPNKKPRF